Proteins co-encoded in one Oenanthe melanoleuca isolate GR-GAL-2019-014 unplaced genomic scaffold, OMel1.0 S132, whole genome shotgun sequence genomic window:
- the LOC130266658 gene encoding olfactory receptor 14J1-like: MCYDRSVSICKPLHYGTLLGSRACAHMVAAAWASGFLNALLNTANAFSLSLCFLFILFSYVQLFRAVLRIPSEQGCHKDFSTCFPHLTVVSCLPGR; this comes from the exons atgtgctacgaccgctcCGTGTCCATttgcaaacccctgcactacgggaccctcctgggcagcagagcttgtgcccacatggtagcagctgcctgggccagtggctttctcaatgctctgctgaaCACAGCCAATGCATTTTCTCTATCCCT TTGTTTTCTGTTCATTcttttctcctatgtgcagctcttcagggctgtgctgaggatcccctctgagcagggatgcCACAAAGACTTTTCCACCTGCTTTCCTCATCTGACTGTGGTCTCCTGTTTACCAGGACGGTAG